A stretch of the Enterobacter mori genome encodes the following:
- a CDS encoding REP-associated tyrosine transposase, whose translation MSNYRRHYAPGGTWFFTVNLQNRQSDLLTRHIDSLRSATSTVKRAKPFTINAWVILPEHMHCIWTLPEGDSDFSARWRDIKKTFSRNIDMRHIWQPRFWEHTIRNEEDYLRHVDYIYINPVKHGYVGKVSDWPYSTFHRDVAEGLYPVNWAGEIEDFAAGERK comes from the coding sequence ATGTCAAACTATCGTCGCCATTACGCCCCCGGTGGCACCTGGTTTTTCACCGTCAACCTGCAAAACCGTCAGAGCGATTTGCTTACCCGCCATATCGATAGCCTGCGTTCCGCCACCTCAACGGTTAAACGCGCAAAGCCGTTCACGATCAACGCGTGGGTTATCCTTCCCGAACATATGCACTGTATCTGGACCTTACCGGAAGGCGACAGCGACTTTTCGGCACGCTGGCGGGATATCAAAAAAACGTTTAGCCGCAACATCGATATGCGCCATATCTGGCAGCCAAGATTCTGGGAACACACTATCCGTAACGAAGAGGACTATTTGCGGCATGTGGATTACATTTACATCAATCCGGTTAAGCACGGCTATGTGGGTAAAGTCAGCGACTGGCCGTATTCAACGTTTCATCGCGATGTGGCTGAAGGGTTGTATCCGGTGAATTGGGCGGGAGAGATCGAGGATTTTGCGGCAGGTGAGCGGAAGTGA
- a CDS encoding ribosomal protein uL16 3-hydroxylase: MEYHLALNWPEFIERYWQKRPVVLKRGFSNFVDPISPDELAGLAMENEVDSRLVSHQEGKWQVSHGPFESYDHLGENNWSLLVQAVNNWHEPTAALMRPFRALPDWRMDDLMISFSVPGGGVGPHLDQYDVFIIQGTGRRRWRVGDKVPMKQHCPHPDLLQVDPFEGIIDEELEPGDILYIPPGFPHEGYSLENSLNYSVGFRAPSGREMISGFADYVLQRELGSYRYSDPDVPSREHPADILPEELDKLRGMMLDLINEPEHFRQWFGEFISQSRHELDVAPPEPPYQADEIYDALQQGDKLVRLGGLRVLRIGEDVFVNGEKLDSPHRPALEAIASHQVLHAETFGDALEDPSFLAMLAALVNSGYWFFED; the protein is encoded by the coding sequence ATGGAATATCACTTAGCACTTAACTGGCCCGAGTTTATCGAGCGCTACTGGCAAAAACGCCCGGTGGTTCTTAAACGCGGGTTCAGCAATTTTGTCGACCCTATCTCCCCTGACGAGCTGGCCGGTCTGGCCATGGAAAATGAAGTCGACAGCCGCCTGGTCAGCCACCAAGAGGGAAAATGGCAGGTTAGCCACGGTCCTTTCGAAAGCTACGATCACCTGGGTGAAAATAACTGGTCTTTACTGGTGCAGGCGGTCAACAACTGGCATGAGCCTACCGCCGCCTTGATGCGCCCGTTCCGCGCCCTGCCCGACTGGCGAATGGACGACCTGATGATCTCCTTCTCCGTGCCCGGTGGCGGCGTTGGCCCGCATCTGGATCAGTACGACGTGTTTATCATTCAGGGTACCGGCCGCCGTCGCTGGCGCGTGGGCGACAAAGTGCCGATGAAACAGCACTGTCCGCATCCGGACCTGCTTCAGGTGGATCCGTTTGAGGGGATTATCGACGAAGAGCTGGAGCCGGGTGATATTCTCTACATTCCGCCGGGATTCCCGCACGAAGGCTACTCCCTGGAAAACTCGCTTAACTACTCCGTGGGGTTCCGCGCGCCAAGCGGCCGCGAGATGATCAGCGGATTTGCCGACTACGTTCTGCAACGCGAGTTGGGCAGCTATCGCTACAGCGACCCGGACGTGCCATCGCGTGAACACCCAGCTGACATCCTGCCGGAAGAGCTTGATAAGCTGCGCGGCATGATGCTGGATCTGATCAACGAGCCGGAGCATTTCCGTCAGTGGTTTGGCGAGTTTATCAGCCAGTCACGTCATGAACTGGACGTTGCACCACCGGAGCCGCCTTATCAAGCTGACGAGATTTATGATGCCCTGCAGCAGGGTGACAAGCTGGTTCGCCTCGGTGGGTTACGCGTGCTGCGCATTGGTGAAGATGTCTTCGTGAACGGCGAAAAGCTGGACTCTCCGCACCGTCCGGCGCTGGAAGCCATCGCCAGCCATCAGGTGTTGCACGCCGAAACGTTTGGCGACGCTCTGGAAGACCCGTCATTCCTCGCGATGCTGGCCGCGCTGGTCAACAGCGGGTATTGGTTTTTTGAGGACTGA
- the phoQ gene encoding two-component system sensor histidine kinase PhoQ translates to MKGISRHFLPLSLRVRFLLATAAVVLVLSLSYGIVALVGYSVSFDKTTFRLLRGESNLFYTLAKWEDNHITVDMPEHLNQQSPTLALIYDEKGKLLWAQRDVPWLKKRIRPEWLRTNGFHEIEADLNSTSALLHDDRALQQKLNEIREDDDDTEMTHSVAINLYPATMNMPQLTIVVIDTIPVELKRSYMVWSWFVYVLAANLLLVIPLLWVAAWWSLRPIESLAKEVRELEEHHREKLNPETTRELTSLVRNLNRLLKSERERYDKYRTTLTDLTHSLKTPLAVMQSTLRSMRSSTLSVDDAEPVMLEQISRISQQIGYYLHRASMRSGSALLSRELHPVAPLLDNLTSALNKVYQRKGVNISLDISPEISFVGEKNDFMEVMGNLLDNACKYCLEFVEVSARQTDNELHIIVEDDGPGIPRNKREVVFDRGQRADTLRPGQGVGLAVAREIVDQYDGKIETGESLLGGARMEAIFGRQHPTSNDT, encoded by the coding sequence ATGAAAGGGATCTCACGACACTTTCTGCCCCTTTCGCTGCGGGTGCGCTTTCTGCTGGCAACCGCAGCCGTGGTGCTGGTGCTTTCTCTTTCCTATGGGATAGTGGCGCTGGTCGGGTATAGCGTGAGCTTCGACAAAACAACCTTTCGTCTGTTACGCGGCGAAAGTAACCTGTTTTATACCCTGGCGAAGTGGGAAGATAACCACATTACCGTGGATATGCCTGAGCATCTCAACCAGCAAAGCCCAACGCTGGCGTTAATTTATGATGAAAAAGGCAAACTGCTGTGGGCTCAGCGCGACGTCCCCTGGTTGAAAAAACGCATTCGGCCGGAATGGCTCAGGACGAATGGTTTTCATGAGATTGAGGCCGATCTCAATTCAACCAGCGCATTGCTGCATGACGATCGCGCCCTTCAGCAAAAGCTGAATGAGATACGCGAGGATGACGACGACACGGAGATGACCCACTCCGTCGCCATAAATCTCTATCCAGCTACCATGAACATGCCGCAACTGACCATCGTGGTGATCGACACCATTCCGGTTGAGCTTAAACGTTCTTACATGGTCTGGAGTTGGTTCGTGTATGTTCTGGCCGCCAATCTTCTGCTGGTTATCCCTCTGCTGTGGGTCGCAGCATGGTGGAGTTTGCGCCCGATCGAATCACTGGCCAAAGAGGTTCGCGAACTGGAAGAACATCATCGTGAAAAGCTCAACCCGGAAACCACGCGCGAACTCACCAGCCTGGTGCGTAATCTTAACCGCCTGCTGAAAAGCGAGCGCGAACGCTATGATAAATACCGCACCACGCTCACGGACCTGACGCACAGCCTTAAGACGCCGCTGGCGGTCATGCAGAGCACGCTGCGTTCCATGCGTAGCTCAACGCTCAGCGTTGATGATGCAGAGCCTGTGATGCTCGAGCAAATCAGCCGTATCTCGCAGCAAATTGGCTATTATCTCCATCGCGCCAGCATGCGTTCAGGAAGTGCGTTATTGAGCCGCGAGCTGCATCCGGTGGCACCTTTACTGGACAACCTCACTTCCGCGCTGAACAAGGTGTATCAGCGTAAAGGGGTGAACATCAGCCTCGATATCTCGCCGGAAATCAGCTTCGTGGGCGAGAAAAATGATTTCATGGAAGTGATGGGTAACCTGCTCGATAACGCCTGTAAATACTGCCTGGAGTTTGTGGAAGTGTCCGCGCGTCAGACGGATAACGAGCTGCACATCATAGTTGAAGACGACGGGCCCGGCATTCCACGCAATAAACGAGAAGTGGTGTTTGACCGGGGTCAACGCGCCGATACGCTGCGTCCGGGTCAGGGAGTAGGGTTAGCCGTCGCCCGGGAGATTGTCGATCAGTACGATGGCAAAATTGAAACGGGTGAAAGCTTACTGGGCGGTGCGCGAATGGAGGCTATTTTTGGCCGCCAACATCCCACATCGAACGATACTTGA
- the phoP gene encoding two-component system response regulator PhoP: MRVLVVEDNALLRHHLKVQLQEMGHQVDDAEDAKEADYYLNEHLPDIAIVDLGLPDEDGLSLIRRWRSHDVSLPVLVLTAREGWQDKVEVLSAGADDYVTKPFHIEEVAARMQALLRRNSGHASQVISLPPFQVDLSRREFSINNEVIKLTAFEYTIMETLIRNNGKVVSKDSLMLQLYPDAELRESHTIDVLMGRLRKKIQAQYPQDVITTVRGQGYLFELR; encoded by the coding sequence ATGCGCGTACTGGTTGTTGAGGATAACGCATTGCTACGTCATCACCTGAAAGTTCAGCTTCAGGAGATGGGACATCAGGTGGACGATGCTGAAGATGCAAAAGAAGCCGATTATTATCTCAATGAACACCTGCCGGATATCGCCATTGTCGATTTAGGCTTACCGGATGAAGACGGTCTCTCGCTGATCCGTCGTTGGCGCAGCCATGACGTCTCTCTGCCGGTGCTGGTCCTGACCGCCCGTGAAGGCTGGCAGGATAAAGTGGAAGTGCTCAGCGCGGGTGCGGACGACTACGTGACGAAGCCGTTTCATATCGAAGAAGTCGCTGCGCGCATGCAGGCGCTGTTACGTCGCAACAGCGGTCATGCCTCGCAGGTTATCTCCCTTCCGCCATTCCAGGTTGATCTTTCCCGCCGCGAATTTTCCATCAACAATGAAGTAATCAAGCTGACGGCGTTCGAGTACACCATTATGGAGACGCTTATCCGTAATAACGGCAAAGTGGTGAGCAAGGATTCCTTAATGCTCCAGCTTTACCCGGATGCCGAGCTACGGGAGAGCCACACCATTGACGTGCTGATGGGACGTTTGCGCAAAAAAATTCAGGCGCAATACCCGCAGGACGTGATCACCACGGTCCGTGGTCAGGGTTACCTGTTCGAATTACGCTAA
- a CDS encoding site-specific integrase produces the protein MNFPTGVELHNGKIRITFTYRGIRCREVLRGWVVNSSNIKKAGNLRAVIVSEIQFGQFDYAARFPESKALKKFSSTKRIGTFNDLCEFFIDTKALEVSEATLHSIVSVVNTLKRVVGENTRLVDIQHADVLNYRKELLTGEVVNPSMPNRSKKGRAPSTVNKQMAVLSEMLKLANRSQFILHAPYEGVSRLKLSKADPDPLLLHEYHALIALLPRKWILIIIVSVHTGMRPGEVCALAWEDIDLKKGEIHVSRSLTNKGLFVPPKTDAGIRTITLLKPALDALKEQYEITGNNPRQQIIFHHRELGKTETQNLRFVFSPERCTSGKNRYFSKNSISYGWKRGTKLSGIRERNPYQSRHTYACWTLMAGANPSFIASQMGHEDARMVYEVYSKWIGDMNQDQVNMLNNQMPTAMPPRRPQGIGSIKKVI, from the coding sequence ATGAACTTTCCAACCGGCGTTGAACTTCATAACGGAAAAATCAGGATCACGTTTACCTATCGCGGCATTCGCTGCCGCGAAGTTCTCCGTGGCTGGGTGGTTAACAGCAGCAACATCAAGAAGGCGGGAAACCTTCGCGCCGTCATCGTGAGTGAGATCCAGTTCGGCCAGTTCGATTACGCGGCGCGCTTCCCTGAGTCAAAGGCTCTTAAAAAATTCTCATCAACTAAACGAATCGGCACGTTCAACGATCTATGTGAATTTTTTATAGATACTAAGGCTCTGGAGGTCTCAGAGGCTACATTGCATTCTATTGTCTCTGTTGTTAATACCCTTAAGCGTGTCGTGGGCGAAAACACTCGCCTGGTTGATATTCAGCACGCTGATGTACTGAATTACCGTAAAGAGCTGCTGACCGGGGAGGTTGTTAATCCTTCGATGCCCAATCGGAGCAAAAAAGGTCGCGCGCCTTCAACAGTCAATAAACAGATGGCTGTTTTATCAGAAATGCTGAAGCTTGCGAACAGAAGCCAGTTTATATTACACGCCCCTTATGAGGGAGTATCGAGGCTCAAGCTATCAAAGGCAGATCCTGATCCGCTTTTACTTCATGAGTATCATGCGTTAATTGCTCTCCTCCCTCGCAAGTGGATTTTAATCATTATTGTGTCTGTCCATACAGGAATGAGACCAGGTGAGGTTTGTGCTCTGGCATGGGAGGATATCGACCTGAAGAAAGGTGAAATTCACGTATCCAGAAGCCTGACGAATAAAGGGTTGTTTGTGCCGCCTAAAACTGATGCCGGGATAAGAACGATCACTCTGCTGAAGCCTGCCCTTGATGCGTTGAAAGAGCAGTACGAAATCACCGGCAATAATCCCAGACAGCAAATCATCTTCCATCATCGGGAGCTTGGCAAAACCGAAACGCAAAATCTACGTTTCGTTTTTTCTCCTGAGAGGTGCACGTCGGGCAAGAACCGATATTTTTCGAAGAACTCGATTTCGTATGGGTGGAAACGGGGCACTAAACTATCCGGGATACGTGAAAGAAATCCCTATCAGTCCCGTCACACATACGCCTGCTGGACGCTAATGGCCGGTGCTAACCCTTCCTTTATCGCCAGCCAGATGGGCCATGAGGATGCTCGTATGGTGTACGAGGTTTATTCGAAGTGGATCGGAGATATGAACCAGGATCAGGTCAACATGCTGAATAATCAGATGCCGACTGCAATGCCCCCAAGACGCCCCCAAGGCATTGGTAGCATTAAAAAAGTCATTTAA
- the xisR gene encoding excisionase family protein produces MAQIIFDEEWMVAGKLTEKTGLDDRQIKAYRLGCWIEGVHFKRVPAVPGGESKRALVWYNFPLINRFIQEA; encoded by the coding sequence ATGGCGCAAATCATTTTTGATGAAGAGTGGATGGTGGCGGGAAAGCTAACTGAAAAAACGGGGCTGGATGACAGGCAAATAAAAGCTTATCGCCTCGGATGCTGGATTGAAGGGGTTCATTTTAAGCGAGTACCCGCGGTACCCGGTGGAGAAAGCAAACGCGCTTTGGTCTGGTACAACTTTCCGCTGATTAATAGATTTATTCAGGAAGCATGA
- a CDS encoding DUF4060 family protein: MRTYRLWPPGLPVALSTIRKAPVRLINRSKGDSIGGPACAAALKCHFEKYGEHGRSDKQTFYTIKFQGRKITVEVVNRPRSYVATAMIGARHLRCLPGLGR, encoded by the coding sequence ATGAGGACTTACCGGCTATGGCCGCCGGGCTTGCCCGTAGCGTTATCAACCATCAGGAAGGCTCCTGTGCGTCTGATTAACCGAAGCAAGGGAGACAGCATCGGCGGGCCAGCATGCGCCGCCGCGCTTAAATGCCATTTTGAGAAATATGGCGAGCATGGTCGCAGCGACAAACAGACTTTTTACACCATCAAGTTCCAAGGGAGAAAAATTACGGTTGAGGTTGTTAACCGCCCCCGTAGTTACGTGGCCACGGCAATGATCGGTGCCAGGCATCTCCGGTGCCTCCCTGGCCTTGGTCGGTGA
- a CDS encoding exodeoxyribonuclease VIII → MSVELKVFGGAYFPKDKALKKHPDLKPLATAVNAATKAIAEAVIFGKLAAEHPEHIDDFFKVKIWEHREGIPCPDLDVFSPEFFDSVAVWNVNAGEPAAAPQPESEEKMEWDENKAQEEIKTVAQLDQSSRAACLALFGPVPGITTAQYGQIVDLVNDDAGSFTRELAEALAKETRALALAPERQEQLLAWVRENTKDSAQWPDIKKQIAKWIDTPSGKRPQAATTTEENLTDTGSSLGGGNKTDRSPDLVHNLSTLKIEVAVAILSTFDEIDIYSIPNKFFIPAKAMAEADQDTRFTAWWKKLRGTPGILDYSRAAIIALIKSAPEDLWMDPVALREYINRELVEADHAHPDQKTVDTACRPKPRANPEEIENDEAKPPVSGETLPPAVCPSKAAQLDKELNEAFAQSPTPENQASDQPRVENLGGGVFSVDTLLTPTASNGGEKQELPPAPGEREISILHALNDLISGRSGFMAKEEAEGVVACTGHLISDVIPLLMADIITTEYSLSPDFTEEEIHDVATTMLDSWSDDISVRLKIALEAIVEYRRPELPKAVVIDPPVLTVKPKIEPEPSPDANAPLSSVTYLQQLTIAALQGLCSNPAYCNQYEDLPAMAAGLARSVINHQEGSCASD, encoded by the coding sequence ATGTCTGTTGAGTTAAAAGTGTTTGGCGGAGCTTATTTTCCAAAAGATAAAGCATTAAAAAAACACCCAGATTTAAAACCGCTTGCAACCGCAGTTAATGCGGCCACGAAAGCCATCGCTGAAGCCGTTATTTTCGGCAAACTGGCGGCTGAACATCCTGAACATATTGATGATTTCTTTAAGGTGAAAATCTGGGAGCACCGCGAAGGTATTCCCTGCCCTGATCTTGATGTTTTCTCACCTGAGTTTTTCGACAGTGTGGCAGTATGGAATGTGAATGCTGGCGAACCAGCTGCGGCACCACAGCCTGAATCTGAAGAGAAGATGGAATGGGACGAAAACAAGGCACAGGAAGAAATTAAAACTGTTGCGCAGCTCGACCAGTCATCCCGAGCTGCTTGCCTGGCACTGTTCGGCCCGGTCCCTGGCATCACTACGGCCCAATACGGCCAAATCGTTGACCTGGTTAACGATGATGCTGGCAGCTTTACCCGCGAGCTGGCAGAAGCACTGGCGAAAGAAACCCGAGCGCTGGCATTGGCGCCAGAACGGCAGGAGCAGTTGCTCGCGTGGGTACGTGAGAACACGAAAGATTCTGCACAATGGCCTGACATTAAAAAGCAGATCGCCAAATGGATTGACACTCCTTCAGGCAAGCGACCGCAGGCTGCCACCACTACCGAAGAAAATCTTACAGACACCGGCTCAAGCTTGGGAGGTGGCAACAAAACAGACCGTAGCCCGGATCTGGTACACAACCTGTCTACGCTCAAGATAGAGGTTGCTGTTGCGATTCTGAGCACCTTCGACGAAATCGATATTTACTCAATTCCAAACAAGTTTTTCATTCCCGCAAAAGCCATGGCCGAAGCTGATCAGGACACCCGCTTCACAGCCTGGTGGAAAAAGCTGCGCGGCACCCCGGGCATTCTGGACTATTCCCGTGCAGCCATTATCGCTCTGATTAAATCCGCTCCGGAAGACCTCTGGATGGATCCTGTTGCCTTGCGTGAGTACATCAATCGCGAGTTGGTTGAAGCTGACCACGCGCACCCTGATCAGAAAACGGTTGATACGGCTTGCCGCCCAAAACCTCGCGCTAACCCTGAGGAAATCGAAAATGATGAAGCCAAACCGCCTGTATCTGGCGAAACTCTGCCACCAGCAGTTTGCCCTAGCAAAGCTGCGCAACTCGACAAAGAACTCAACGAGGCATTCGCTCAGAGCCCAACACCAGAAAACCAAGCCAGTGATCAGCCGCGGGTGGAGAACCTGGGCGGCGGAGTCTTCTCTGTCGATACGCTGTTAACCCCCACAGCCTCAAATGGAGGTGAAAAACAGGAATTGCCACCAGCACCAGGCGAACGCGAAATTTCAATTTTGCATGCACTGAATGACCTGATTTCTGGCCGCTCCGGCTTCATGGCAAAAGAAGAGGCCGAGGGCGTGGTGGCATGCACCGGCCACCTCATTTCCGATGTTATCCCGCTACTAATGGCAGATATCATCACCACAGAATATAGCCTGTCTCCTGACTTCACCGAGGAAGAGATCCACGATGTAGCAACAACCATGCTGGATAGCTGGTCCGACGATATCAGCGTGCGTCTGAAAATTGCCCTTGAAGCGATCGTTGAGTACCGCCGCCCGGAGCTGCCGAAAGCGGTAGTGATTGATCCGCCAGTACTTACCGTAAAGCCGAAGATAGAGCCTGAACCATCACCTGATGCAAACGCGCCGCTTTCGTCTGTCACCTATCTGCAACAGCTGACCATTGCAGCACTACAGGGCTTATGTTCCAACCCGGCTTATTGCAATCAATATGAGGACTTACCGGCTATGGCCGCCGGGCTTGCCCGTAGCGTTATCAACCATCAGGAAGGCTCCTGTGCGTCTGATTAA